Part of the Zingiber officinale cultivar Zhangliang chromosome 6A, Zo_v1.1, whole genome shotgun sequence genome, GGTTGAGTTTATCAAGGTGTCAAATTTCTTGATTTCCTAGCTACAAACTCCCCCCGACCAAGATCATCAAGCCCATCAAGCTCTAGAGACTCCAATATCAAATTGAACGAGGTAAGACTGTAGAGAGCTCTTCTACTGCTACTTCACCACAAGTTTGTTATTTAGAAGTTCTAGCCTTACGTCCATTTAGTGGACATTCTAACATCTGAAATATTTGTAAGAATCTAGACAACACTTGCACTTAGCCCTAAGAGAAAATAATCCTTAGGTTTCCATACCAAATGCTAGAGCAACAAGATAGTTTTCTATTTCTTGAGAAAATTGAAAGCACCATCCCTATTTATAGAGGGACTCTCGTGAAGAGAATTATTACATGGTAAGCAATGCTTTCAAGACAACTAGATAACCAGAAACCAAGGAGTTTATATCTACTTCCAAAAGTCTAGTTGATTACTCACAGTATCTCCTGTTGAGGTAACGAGACAAGCCTGCAGATGTCACGCCCACTAATACATCATTGATGGTCTGCAATCAGCGTGTATGGAATGTTAGGAAATCGATTGAAGTGCAGATCGAGGAGGAGCACAAGAAGGCGTACGCAATGCATGGCGTTCTTGATGTCCTTTATGTCACGGAGGCTGACTGCCCGATGCACGATTCGCTTCGGACGATTCTCCACCCCTTCAGATCCGACGAGCGGTGTGGGGGTGTCCTTGAAGAAAAGTGCCGTCGCAATGAAGAACAGGACATCAACGAGGGTGTTCCACGCGAGGATGAGGAAGGCCCGCAGCAAGAGGAAGATCGTGAGAATGCCAACGGTGCGAGACCCGGACGGAGAAGGGCGGGCGAACCGTTGGGGGAGATCGGGAAGGGCAGCGGGGTCAGAGGCCTTGCGAGTGCAGGCGAGGAGGAGGGACATGAGGGAGATGCCGTCGCCGAGGGAGTGGTGGAGGCGGAGCACGGCGACGGCAGCGGCATTGGAGACGGGGAAGTTGAGGATGTGGAGCTCCCACAAGGGGCGGGAGGCGTCCATCGGGGTGGAGGTGAGGGAAGCCACGTAGTcctccaccgtccgatcaggCGACCTGGAGATGCTGCTAGGGTCGAGGTTTGGGACCACGATGTGGTCCTCCACCGACACCTCGGCGGCCACCCAGCGTGGCTTCTTTTTGCTGCTTTCCTCGAACACCTGCAGCTTTGAAATAAACCCCAAGTTAATGAATCAAAATTGTGAATTTCAGAGATCAACCGAAGCACGCAGTTTTCTCATACATACATCACAAGATTTCCGAATATACAACAAAAATAATTCAGTGGAAGGGATGAGCCGTTAATCGACACGACGCAATGGAGACGTGTTTCGATCACAATCCGGCCCTATGAACACGCAAAATAAAGCAAGCCATGGACGGTCGCTGTGGTCAGAATTCAGTAATGTATCCACTGCCCTCGCGTTTCAGCTAGCTACACCGAGGCAGTAGTAACATTCCTGAGGTCGAATCATGAGTAATTTTTATTGGAGAGAAGACTTTTTCGTATCGATAGTCAATGAAAGGGAAAGTCATCAATGGCAAGTGGACGACGGAAATGTGAAAGTACAGCATTCATAGTAGCGATTGTGAGGCTGTGCCAATAATCACGTCTTGTGGTCTTTGCGAGTTCATAATTCCAAATAGAATATAGTCAAGTCAACCtccatatatatttttaaaataataataaaaaaatggaaGATAATAGAGAGGGTGGATGTTGTCACCGGGATGCTGCAGAATCGCGGGTGGCGAGCGAGGGTGTTCTGGAGGCCGGACTTGATGACTCCGACGTCGAGGGGCTTCCCCACGCCCATCACCATCACGATGTAGCAGTTGAAGCCGTCTTGGCCGAACAGCCGAGCAGCTGGACTCataggctgctcctcctcctctatctcctcGCCCGCTCCTTCGAATCTCCTCCTCTCCCCTGTCTTTATCGACAGTCGCCTCGTCTCCGCCTTCCACTCTCCCTCCATCTCCAGACTACAAGATCAGTTGGCGATGTGCGAGAGAGGAAGACTCTTCTTCCTGCTTTATCGCTGGCTTCTTTGGTATACCTCATTTTTCAAACCTTGCAAAGGACGATAACACCCTTTGATGTTTTCCGCTATTGTATATTAAAATCAACGCCGGCGTACCAATCAACAAACCGAACTTTGATTTCCAGACGAATCCCGAACTTTGATTTCCAGACGAATCCCCTGTTTTCCCACTGATTTGAAAGCGCTATTAATTTTTTCCCCATTAATTTATTCGGTATACAATGAGCGCACAAATCTTTATTCGTTTGACCGGCGCCGCATCCGGTTCGTTGAACTTGTAAAATTTCAGAACGCTAATTTAGCTGAAGATGCAGGATTTCAGATTCGGTCAAAGTTTGACTTTTGGTCAAtaaacttttaaattaaattattgtaaaaagaaaagaagaacaaataGTAAGACTTTGATTTGTAGTATTCTGTTAATATTGATCTGAAGTTAATTTTTGACATTATAAACTGTCCGAAAGTGCTTTCCGACCACCGATCACTTGATAATATTTCGAGACGTGGTGAGTCTGTTTCATCATAAAATATAACACAAGATTTAGGAAGCCTTATtgtttagaaatttttatttccCTTCGAACATGGGAAAACAGTAGCTGTAGACAACAGATGGGAGTTGAATCGAAACACTGACAATGCCACACACAAGTCTTCAAAAGTGCAGTAAAGGTTCAAATAACACTTGGCATCCGGGGAAATTTGCAATTTCCAAATCTAGGGAAATCAGATGCTTTAAATCATGCTATAAATTTAGTACAAATGCATACATGAGTAATATCTGAAAGATTAGTAATGGGACGACCAGTTTGCGGAGCTACCTACTCGAGGCATCCCGGTTTCCTTTTTGGCTTGATCATCAACCTTATAGGTAGCACTGCAGACCTGGCCTTGGCTGTCAACCCTTGGCATCGCTTTGAGTTCATTAAGAGGATGCTCAAAACTCTGTAATCCCTTGGAAGTAGTAAAGAAGCAACCTACAAAATCGGTTGTTAaaaacaaagaaataaataacGAAGGCATTCGTCCACAAACGTACAGAGAGCAACAAAATTTATACCTTTAGGAAAAGGAGCAAATGATTTCCCACACCCCTTTTTGACAATGTCAGCATCATCAGAGAGTACAAGATGGCCTTCAGGATCAGCACCCCAGAAGAAGGGTACGCCACCATCAGCATCCTAATTGAGGAGGAAAGGATTTAACAAAAGAATGTTTCTGATAAATAGAAAAGAAGCACATGCTCACTTACTTCCTAATGATAGCTAAACTTTCTAAAAATGTCCATTTTATTCCAATGTTGCCTCAAATTGACTCCTgactttctaaattatttaaattttagcctttttaatcattttcaaattataaaacAATCTTATAAACCTTTTACTTGTAAAACAACCTTGAAAGAAAATGAGGCATAAATTTGAGAATTGAAGGAACATACAAGAGTAACTTATGATTTAGAGTTCAACATATATTTTGGGTAACGGATATGATTATACAAGAGTTATCCTTTTCAGTAATCATGTCAAACAATATCATCCTGACATGAGACTATCATTGTTTTCTCACGAGACATAACTAAAGCCTAACACCTCGCATCATCATAAAGTTCGGTATCTTGGAGCATTAACCAATGAAGCAGAGTAATGAGATCAGCAGTGACAAAAAAAAAGTAGGAAAAAAGTAAACTGTGACCTTGACTATCATATTAAGGTTGGAATAAATTACCCTTACTAAATAAAGCATAACCTCTACAACGCATGGTAGAATTTAGGGTTTTTTCTCTTGCAAGtgaaaacatattataaaaacaaTAAACATGCATGTCATATCATAGATTTCATTATCACCATCAAAACTGAGATCATCAATATTCCACTTTTGAGGATCATTAGTCTTGCTATAACATTGATATTGGAAAATATTACTAAATGGTGGATATTTACATTCGGAACTCATAAATTTAAATTTGTTCCAATAACAATTATGTTAATTCAAAAAGGAAGAAAAGTACTAATACTTCCATTGGGTACATAATACCAATAACTACACTTAATAAAGTAACAACATTTAATATTTCAATAAAATGCTCAAAGGTATAATTGAAAATGGAAACTTCACATTACATCTGTTCTATACAGACTACATAGTTGCTGGAAACAAATGCACAAACTGCACAGATTTCTTAGCCACTTAACTAGTTTAAGTAAAGGTCACACATCTTGTGGGGGAAGTTGATTAATTGAAATTGAATCAAGATAGTAATACAGATCACATGGTCAGAGCACGCTAATAGCCATGCCTACCCAGTTTGCGTGTGAGAGAAATTAGATGCAACCATGGTCTCATAACTCACATGGCCTCTGTACTGGGATATTTCAAATTTTAGGTTTCATATTGTTATACAATAGCACTATGACttgatatataaaagaaaagatgaaaGTAATAAGCAGGAAAACAAGCTACGAAAAGAATACTTACAGCTGCAAAGAAGGTGGAGTTTGATGAACTATCATAGAGAATAAAAGCAAATCTCCCAATGATATCTCTGACAACTTGGCTAGCAGGGAATGGTCCTCTATCCCTTAGGGTCTTATACGCTTCAATTACAATGATCACTTCATTGGCAGTCTTACCCAATCCATACTGTTGCTTCAGTGAAGTTATATTCTCAATATGGCCTTGGAACAAGCAAAACACATTATCCACAACACCAAATAATCTGCAGCGAGGTGAAAATGATCAGCTTATGATGTTGGTGAAAACTAAAAACAGAAAGTCATTGATATGAATGAGACGATTTGAAGAAGGATAGCAGATTTTGTATCTTGAGGTgcgttaaatatattatttattcaGAAGCAAGAGCCAATAGAGAGATGCAAAAGTCCAGTGTTTCGTTCCAATTACTAAAGGAATAACGAGATTGATTGAGGTTCATAAAAGAACTATTGATTATTTCCAGGCCCAATAAATAAAAGTCCAAGATCATAAAAAGAGGTTGTTCCTGTtaacagaaaaaaaaattcaagaaaaatgCATAAATGGGAATATTAAATCCAGAAGTGATCGACTAGACAAGAAAGAATCAAATCAAATAATCAATTATTTCTGttgaacaaataaatgtaaactatCTAAATAGTCTAGATCTGTTTGAATTGAGCATCAGTTCCTTATGGTTCATAACTTATTTCCCCCTTTTAATAGGATGAAATCTATGAAAGAGTACTTGATAAATTACAACCTATTTAAAGAAAGAACCTAACAGGTAATTATCTTTGATTGTTTTTCGTATATAACATTCAAGAGTAACAGGTTCAAGCATCTTCAAAGTTTACATATCCAACTAGGGTAGGATACAAATAGTTGAATAACAACAATTACAAGTCAAATTAATCAAAAGACGAACACGATCTGGAATATCTGCGTCGTGGATCAAACAAGGCTGACTTGCTGTCACTTCGAAAATCATTTTTCGTGAATGACACCGAAACAAGAGGGGGAAATGAGGATAAATTGAATACGAAACATTGAGCAAAGGAACGGAGATCGGATTTCAATCTTGATCCCTCTCACCTCGGAAGCAAAGGGTTCTGATTCTGTTTCGAGTAACCGATGGCGCCACCGGTGCCGAGGCTAACGACCACTGCACCCGCCTGCGACTCCGCAAAGTAGCTCACCAGGCAGCTACTGCCCTCGCCGCCCTCCACCGAGGGAGCTCTAAGACCCTCGGGGCTCTTCGCAACTGTCGGATCGAACACCGCCAACATCCTCACCGCCTCCGCGAACTTTCCACCCTCAAGCGATCGGGCCCTTGATTTCGTTGCAGTGTGCTACAAAGGAACGATAGAAATGCAAGGCGAAGTTGCCTAAATAGTCCAAGCGCACCGACAAGCATTGAATTTTACTCTAAATAGTCCATCCTTATCCATTCTTTGGAGCGGACGTGGAGCCGAGCTAGTTTAACGTGAGATTGAAGGTTTGGACCCACAGTTATTATTATAATGAAACATGGTGAAGAAGTGACTAGTAGGGTCGCATAGGGCTGCTAGTTTGCCGATGGGTTGGTGGCCAATGAGAAAGACGCGTGTAAAAGGGATCCATGTGAAAAGACTGAGGGGAGCAGTTGATTCATgatatatttattaatattatcatgaatattatttataaatattaataaattaaataaatatatatattcaaatttatttatttaacttaatgaattatttaaatttgtttatttaattaatcttatatattaAACGAATATATACAAACTCTTACCAATCTAAACATTAAATTTAtccataaatatttaattcatttaCAACCCATCAGCAACTAGGCGAATCACAAACTTATCCCGTGGATGGCAAATCACAAATGCATCGGCCAACCATCCGAGGAGTCCCATGGACGGTAAATCACAAATGCATCGGCCAGCCATCCGAGGAAGAAGTGCGTGCATGCGGCGAGACTCTCGAGTACCATATGAGAGAGGAACGAAAATGAAggcaaataattaagtttttgtttttgtttttctctCCGGGCTCTCCTCTTCCTCAACGAATGTATGACAAAGGAGTCGTTCCGATTTTCCCCTCTCTTCCCCCTTCATCTCTCTCCTCTCCGCTTCTAACGATTCATTTGTTCATGTGTAAGTGCAAGAAAAGTCAAATCTTTTTATTTACATTTCTATTCATGTGAGAACAATCCAATACTTGTCGAATTGAATCTTCCGTTACAAAGCGCCAATGAAGTGCACTGTCAAACTACTAATGCCCACATACTCGGGAAAGAGTGTGGGCGCAACTCTTTTACCTAACAAATGTATTTATTATTGTTTCTTCTACATACGCCTCAAATGATCAGTGCTCGGATAAATTTCTACGCATTTCAAAAGGACGTTCGTTCTCTCATAAAATTCTAAATTTATGGAGCCTTCCATATAATCACtagtatttttttaaatgattatttattttataatataaattacactacttaaatatattatttttaatgacTACCGTTCCATTTGCATATTGAAATCATTGAACGGACTCGTTTTTCACCCAAATGCTCAATGAACTTAGGGGacatttggtttaggggaatacaAGTAGGGAATGTGAATAGCAATCAATGTTAGTGTTTGGTTTACAATAATGGGAATAAAAATAAGGGAATGATTCTTGATTAGTGGGTAATGGTTCATTTCCGTATCCCACCCCTTCAATCATCTATTCCCTTATTTGCAGTAATCAACATTTCCCCTTAATACCAAAAATGCCCGTCCCATCTTCGCCTTCCGCcattctccctctcttcccttctcCTTCCCCACGCGATCCATATCTCCCTCGCtggcccttcttcttcctccacggGGGAAAGCGGAACCACCTTGACATCGATCGACGCGGCCAAACCCTAGAAGCCGCCCGACGCAGCGGCAGCCACACCGTGTCCCCTTCCGTCGGTGGAACCATTTTAGGGTTCTATTTTGAGGCTCGGTGCGTACCACCCATGGCCACCGAAGACAGTGGTGGGATGGCCGAAGGTTTTGAGGCTTCAGTTGAGGGACGGGATGCCCTGCTCGAAATCGATGTTGCGGTGGCCAGAAATTCCCTTAGAGCTATCGAGTAAGATGTCGCGGTTTccctttttgtttattttttgtcCACGGTACTCTGTGAGTGCCTATTATCGGATTTCGGTTTGAAGTCGTGGGAAATGATTAAATTGTTGAAAAAACTCTAGGGATTGTGGCCGAAATCTGGTTGTCATGATAGAAAAATATATTCCTTTTGAACCCTTTCATACCTATTTATCCCCTAAAATAacttcttgatgtgatgcatatGTGTAGTTTTATTTTGTGTTTCCCTGCCCTAACAACCTAAGTTTTGGTCTAAAGTTACATTCAAAAAGTTTATATccatttattttgatatatatacACACAAACGCCACGTCGAATTATATTTGCTGTGTTACTGATCATGGGAGAAAATTGGATATGTCAACTTAAACATTTTCACAAATTGCCCAATTTTTCTACATTCTATTTAGCCATTTTTTGTAATAAAATGGAATTATTTGagataacattttttttaataatttttaatgcaTTAACTACTAAGGGTaaagttggaaatttatttaattccCATTACTAATGCTGATTGAAACAAACATTATCAATTATAATCATATCCATTCCGTAATTTGAACCAAATATTGATAATGTAATtctgattcccattcctattGATTGATAAAtttgaaccaaacgcccccttagtaaTGAACTAGTAACCTAATCAAGTAGAACTAGCTTCCAATTAAAACCTCTGAAAAATAGTTTGCGTTGGCGCTCTATTTACCAATTTATTAACCTGCTCTACGAGTGGAGAGCAAGCGGACCCTACAGGGAAAGCAAGTTGTAACTTTGATAAAAGGATGATGTAAAAAAGCTAGTACGTTCTGGTCTTCGATCGCCCTTCTTAGTCTTCGCGTCCGGACCTACGCACCCAAAACAGATCCCTCGTCCCTCGCCTGCCGCCCTCTCCTCCCTCACTCGGATCTCACCTTCGCGGAGTTCTCATCCCAGATCTTCGCTCGCCAAGAGCACCAGGTTCGAATTGCATATTCAATTCCTCATCTTCGTTCCCAATTCGATGGGAACTCTAGATGGATCTGTTGGAATTTCAGGCGGTAGTCAGGAATCGACTCATttgtacattttttttttgttcctttCTTGATCTCGGTTCTTGTTTTTCGTTTTGTAGTAGTCTCAGTTACTATATGTTTTCAGATAGATAAAAGTTTGATATGGTTCGCTCAACTGCTTGCTGAGTAGATTCTCGCTGAATAATCTTTGTGGTTAAATTGATTAGTTATAACTGGTGGTTCGATGTTGATTCTTGTTGCGTTAGTCGACGTCTTCCATGTTGTTGATTGACTGAAATCTGGCAAACGGAATTAGAGTTCTTGCTTGTGAGCATTTTGATCACATGTAATCATTTGATaagtaaaacaccattttttatttttgatatcacTGTACTTAATCTTCTAGTCTCGTCCATTTCAACATGAGTTTATTTTAACCTACTAGTGAAACTATTTTTTTGGTGTGTGCATAATATCAGGATAAATAATCCAATTATTGGGCGGTGATTAAAAAAGGCAGTATTCTAG contains:
- the LOC121997942 gene encoding wax ester synthase/diacylglycerol acyltransferase 11-like; this translates as MEGEWKAETRRLSIKTGERRRFEGAGEEIEEEEQPMSPAARLFGQDGFNCYIVMVMGVGKPLDVGVIKSGLQNTLARHPRFCSIPVFEESSKKKPRWVAAEVSVEDHIVVPNLDPSSISRSPDRTVEDYVASLTSTPMDASRPLWELHILNFPVSNAAAVAVLRLHHSLGDGISLMSLLLACTRKASDPAALPDLPQRFARPSPSGSRTVGILTIFLLLRAFLILAWNTLVDVLFFIATALFFKDTPTPLVGSEGVENRPKRIVHRAVSLRDIKDIKNAMHCTINDVLVGVTSAGLSRYLNRRYCQTAHEDGKKVQFPSKIRLRSTLLVNIRPTPGIHALAELMEGRDGGTKWGNLLGYLILPIPIGNYIDPLDYIRKGKAMADRKKNSLEAIFTYKSADLIVKLFGIKAAAFLCHRVLQHTTFSLSNMIGPVEEIAFFDHPLVFLAPTVYGHPQALTLHFQSYKNTMEIVVTVDDTVIENPHQLLDDLVESLKLIKAEIFPMS
- the LOC121997944 gene encoding stem-specific protein TSJT1-like is translated as MLAVFDPTVAKSPEGLRAPSVEGGEGSSCLVSYFAESQAGAVVVSLGTGGAIGYSKQNQNPLLPRLFGVVDNVFCLFQGHIENITSLKQQYGLGKTANEVIIVIEAYKTLRDRGPFPASQVVRDIIGRFAFILYDSSSNSTFFAADADGGVPFFWGADPEGHLVLSDDADIVKKGCGKSFAPFPKGCFFTTSKGLQSFEHPLNELKAMPRVDSQGQVCSATYKVDDQAKKETGMPRVGSSANWSSHY